CGCGGCCAAAGCCACTCCGTCCGGCGTGGCGGAAAGAGTTTTGGCCATATCGGCGAGGAGTTTCTTTATTTTTTCGCTCTTTATTTCTTCCGGCGGCACATCTTGAGCCGCTTCTCGCAAAGTTTTATGTCCGGTTTGGATTATTTTTGCCATCAAAGGTGATATTAGCACGGAAAATTTTTGTTGACAATTATTTGTTATCGTGATAAATTGTTTACGATTTGAACAGTACTTTAATTTAAAAATTTGATTTTTTCAGAAAGGACGGTAGCTCATGATTGCAAGAAAAGAAGTAAGCAGACCAAGTTTTACAAGTTTAATTATAGACAGGAACGAAATAAGGGCGACATTGGGGATGATAATATCCAACAAGCTTGATTTTGTGGCGCTGGGGTTTGTGGGGAAAACCCCAGGCAGAAGGATTCTTGTTTGCGAGGCTGGGTATAAAGATCCACTTTTGAAAGCGCCCGGGGGAAGGCCGGAAATTGATGGCGATACAACGGAGAATCCTCTGGATACTGTTTCCAGAGAAATAAGCGAGGAAACAGGGGTGATAACTTATTACCCTGAAATTGGGAATATTTTTTTAATCCAGAAAGTCAGAAATAGAGAAGGAAAGTACTACTACATGATAGCCTTTGAACTTAAATATTTCTCCGGCGACCTCAAAAAAGGAGCTGA
The DNA window shown above is from Candidatus Paceibacter sp. and carries:
- a CDS encoding NUDIX domain-containing protein yields the protein MIARKEVSRPSFTSLIIDRNEIRATLGMIISNKLDFVALGFVGKTPGRRILVCEAGYKDPLLKAPGGRPEIDGDTTENPLDTVSREISEETGVITYYPEIGNIFLIQKVRNREGKYYYMIAFELKYFSGDLKKGAEVAELKEFGRKDIYSIINSKKMVPLHVPIWKYYLKNCWE
- a CDS encoding peptide deformylase → MAKIIQTGHKTLREAAQDVPPEEIKSEKIKKLLADMAKTLSATPDGVALAA